One window from the genome of Haloprofundus halobius encodes:
- a CDS encoding DUF7539 family protein codes for MAEFPDERQLVLRARSQLDQWTKSARREAYTELFEGDDPLLSPEEVQLLDALDSELERQGGDGVWGTDQYGIHTAGTSSSDTSLGVVCVYHPQITKDSVLRGRDGLDDETEERLNAALWKYSERVATLIEAKLDDFVRRTQS; via the coding sequence ATGGCCGAGTTTCCAGACGAACGACAGCTCGTACTACGGGCGCGTTCCCAGTTGGACCAGTGGACGAAGAGTGCCCGGAGAGAGGCGTACACTGAACTGTTTGAAGGCGACGATCCTCTCCTCTCCCCTGAAGAGGTGCAACTCCTCGATGCGCTCGACTCGGAACTGGAGCGACAGGGCGGCGATGGTGTCTGGGGGACCGATCAGTACGGAATCCACACGGCGGGGACCTCAAGCTCGGATACCTCACTTGGCGTCGTCTGTGTCTATCATCCACAGATCACTAAGGACTCCGTCCTCCGTGGGCGAGACGGTCTCGACGACGAGACCGAAGAGCGACTTAACGCAGCACTCTGGAAATACAGCGAGCGCGTCGCGACACTCATCGAAGCAAAACTCGACGATTTCGTTCGTCGAACGCAGAGTTAA
- a CDS encoding AI-2E family transporter, translating into MTEQGDRQHWFSDHVVLSILAVVSGVLGLLFVFTQLQYILLAIVLAYVLAPAQRKLERHTSSAPAALILISLSVFVLFIPVAYLLTVAIQQGLGLLTALQEGGLSLDTVQDRIETIGYVIDLDLLYATYQEPIATGLQRLATGAVTVIGGLPGMLIGLTVTVFVLFALLRDGEQFVTWLQSIVPLSDHVERELIREPDALMWASVIGNVAVAGVQAVLLGIGLALVGMPGVVFLTVATFVLTLLPLVGAFGVWLPVSGYLLAIGRPTAAVLLFVYGSVVSASDIYLRPAIINRSGAINVATIVVGIFGGIVLFGAIGLFVGPVILGGSKVVLDLFAQERADSTVGR; encoded by the coding sequence ATGACTGAACAGGGAGACCGTCAGCATTGGTTTTCGGACCATGTTGTACTGTCGATCTTGGCGGTAGTGAGCGGCGTTCTCGGCCTACTTTTCGTTTTCACACAGCTTCAGTATATCTTGCTCGCGATCGTCCTCGCATACGTTCTCGCACCCGCACAACGGAAGCTCGAGCGCCACACGAGCTCAGCTCCGGCTGCCCTCATCCTCATTTCGCTTTCGGTATTTGTACTCTTCATCCCGGTCGCGTATCTCCTCACAGTTGCAATTCAGCAGGGACTGGGGCTGCTAACCGCCCTGCAAGAAGGAGGACTCAGTCTGGACACCGTTCAGGATCGAATCGAAACCATTGGCTATGTAATCGATCTCGATCTATTGTATGCGACATATCAAGAGCCAATCGCGACCGGGTTGCAGCGTCTCGCAACCGGCGCGGTAACCGTCATCGGCGGTCTCCCTGGTATGCTGATCGGACTCACCGTGACGGTCTTCGTACTCTTTGCGTTATTGCGAGACGGTGAACAGTTCGTCACATGGCTGCAGTCGATTGTCCCCCTCTCTGATCACGTAGAGCGAGAACTCATTAGAGAACCTGACGCCCTCATGTGGGCGTCTGTCATCGGGAACGTCGCCGTCGCGGGGGTCCAAGCGGTACTACTCGGCATCGGATTGGCGCTCGTTGGCATGCCCGGGGTTGTGTTCTTGACCGTGGCAACGTTTGTCCTCACGTTGCTCCCCCTCGTTGGGGCATTCGGTGTCTGGCTTCCGGTTTCGGGCTACCTGCTCGCAATCGGTCGCCCCACTGCAGCGGTACTGCTTTTCGTCTACGGGTCGGTGGTCAGCGCCTCGGACATCTACCTTCGCCCGGCGATCATCAACCGGAGCGGAGCGATCAACGTCGCGACCATCGTCGTGGGTATCTTCGGGGGAATCGTTCTGTTTGGGGCGATTGGCCTGTTCGTCGGCCCCGTCATACTCGGCGGCTCGAAGGTCGTCCTTGACCTGTTTGCCCAGGAGCGAGCGGACTCAACCGTTGGCCGATAG
- a CDS encoding DUF7344 domain-containing protein yields the protein MLVETLDNCLQLIADRCQRRVIQQLRHETTSKMTIDDLVDRIYSGELKLDGNRGMDREQLAIHLYHTSLPKLEDHGVVKHDRRSGTVRYQSNDQVEAVLDSLPDEMAVSSL from the coding sequence ATGCTGGTGGAAACTCTTGACAACTGTCTACAGCTTATCGCTGATCGATGCCAACGACGGGTCATCCAACAATTACGGCACGAGACCACTAGTAAAATGACAATCGACGACCTTGTAGACCGAATATACAGTGGCGAACTGAAGCTCGACGGCAACCGAGGTATGGACCGGGAACAACTTGCTATCCATTTATACCACACCTCATTGCCGAAGTTAGAAGATCACGGCGTCGTCAAACACGATCGCAGAAGCGGGACCGTCCGGTATCAGTCCAACGATCAGGTTGAGGCAGTTTTGGACTCACTGCCCGATGAAATGGCGGTGTCCAGCCTTTGA